One Zonotrichia albicollis isolate bZonAlb1 chromosome 14, bZonAlb1.hap1, whole genome shotgun sequence genomic window, GCTGACCTCCCCGGTGCCGGGAAAGGCTGCGGGGCCAGGGGGGCTGGACACCCCCAGCTCAGCGGGGACACCGCTCTCCCCTCCCCAGAACCCACCTGAGCCCCGGCATCCCCTTGCTGCGGCTCTGGGGAGGGTTCCCGCATGGAAAATAAATCAGCGCGGGGGTTCCAGCCCGGGCAGGGCGGGGGTGGAAATGCCGCGCAGAGCCCGCGCAGCGCTTTCCCTGCGCACCTGAGAGTCCCGAACGGAGCCCCCCGGCCCcgaccctgccctgcccggccgcGCAGGAGTTTCCCGGGACTCTCCGGCTGGAAAACGGGGATTTCTGCCCCTAATTCAGCGCAGCTGctgcgggcggcggggccgcgcttTGAAGCGGAGCCGGGGACGGGGGTGGGGGGTTGGCGGAGCGGGCGGGGCTGCCttaaaaaacaccccaaaaacaaacaaacaaacaaaaagcaaaggaaaaacgGGACACAGACCCGGAACTGCTGCCCGGCGCTGTCGCAGCCCGGGGGTGGCACCGGGTTTGTCGAGCCGGGGACACCGGAGGGGCCACGCGTGACCGGCCCGTGGGGGCAGCGCGGCGGGGGCGGAGCGGGGCACGGCTCCCTTCTCTTGTATCCCCCTTTTATTTCTCTCCCCCCCtttatttatcttttcctgcctttttccttctttttctacccttttctcctttttctccttcttttctgttaatcttcttcctttctctctcttttcctcctttcttttcctttttttcttttccccttttgcGCTGGTTCTGGTTAAACGTTATTTGCACTTTTGTTGGAAAAGTGGCCCCTAGTGTGCAATTATGTCAAATTTCTTTGAGTTTTACAATTTAATGGAGAACAGTAACTCTTTTATTGATCCTAGACGGGGCCGGCTCctcttccccctctcccccccacCCCTGTggctctcccctccctccccctccaaccccccccccccgttaCTCCCATGAAATGTCACTCAATGTTTCTTATGCTCCCACCAGTTTCCAAAACAAacagaggaggctgcagccgTCTATTGACTCAGTTGGATGCAAGAGGATCTCGCCGTGGCCGCTGCCCCCCGACGGGAGCCGTGCCGGGCGAGGGGCGCCGGGTGCCGGCCGGGatggagccgccgccgcccgcctgAGCCGCGCTGCCGCCCggggggacccccggcagcccgcGGGGGATGGCGCTCAGCTCCCGGGCTCACGCCTTCTCGGTGGAAGCCCTGGTGGGACGCTCGGCCAAGAGGAAGGTGCCGGAGGGTCGCGATGAGgagcccggccccggctgcCGGCCGGCCCGCAGAGCGCCGGAGGCGGGTGGGTAGCGGAGGGAGCCCGGCACGGCGGGCGGTGAGGGCGgcccccggccccggcagcTCCCgagcccctcctgccctttgTGTTCCCCGCAGAGAAGCGGCCCAAGGCCGGTGCCGAGAGCCGGGCGGGCGGGGTGCaggtggagctgcagggctccGAGCTCTGGAGGAGGTTCCACGACATCGGCACCGAGATGATCATCACCAAGGCCGGCAGGTACCGGCCCCGCCGCCTCGCTCGGGCTTTGCTTTCccgttttggttttctttatttttctctttttttttttctttttttttctttttttttttctggtggggGACGGTGTTATTTCTtgggctttttattttattttgtttcgtTGTCTCGAGTTTCTCTGTTCTGTTCAGGTATTTCACTTTTTTCGCCCCTTTTCCCGCTATTTTCGTTGAGTTCGATTTTCCCTTCTCCCGACGCCCGTTCCCAGTTCCGCAGCCGCTCTCGGCTCTCGCTCAGCCGCTGTCCCTGTGCCCGCAGGAGGATGTTCCCGTCGGTCCGGGTGAAGGTGAAGGGGCTGGAGCCGCTGCAGCAATATTACATCGCCATCGACGTCGTGCCCGTGGACTCCAAGCGATACAGGTACGGGTACAGGTACGGGGAGACGGGCGGGACTCCCACACCCACTCCGGACCCGTCCTGCGCTGATGGCCGCGATCTGCGACCCGAGCGGGACACGGGGGTCACGCAGGGATGCTGGGGGCCTCACTCACCTATAGAATCTATAGGTGTGGGGGCAGGTGGGGACGGGCTCCCGGCGGCTGACGCggcccgggccgggccaggTACGTCTATCACAGCTCGCAGTGGATGGTGGCGGGGAACACGGACCACTCGTGCATCACCCCGCGCCTCTACATCCACCCCGACTCGCCCTGCTCGGGGGAGACCTGGATGAGGCAGATCATCAGCTTCGACCGCGTGAAGCTCACCAACAACGAGATGGACGACAAGGGGCACGTAGGTGTggggcagccccgccgggggggccgggcagggccagAGCAGCACCCCGGGGTGCGGAGCATCATCGGGGGGCAGCACGGGGAGGGCGGGTGCCGGTCCCTCCTGCCTTGGGGCTCGGGCCTGGGACCTTCCTGAGCCTCGCCTCGGGTTTtcctcctgcccttctcccTCCGGAGAGGGACGGGGCTCAGCCGCCTGTTCCCCCGCACAGATCATCCTGCAGTCCATGCACAAGTACAAGCCCCGCGTCCACGTTATCGCCCAGGATTCTCGCTTCGATCTAGCGCAGATCCAGTCGCTGCCGGCCGAGGGGGTGCAGACCTTCTCCTTCCAGGAGACCGAATTCACCACCGTCACGGCCTACCAGAACCAGCAGGTACCAGGAGCAGGGGCGGGGATGGAGAGCCCCGATGGCACCGAAAGCCGGGGGGATAGAGAGAGCCCCGGTGGTACCGGGATCcggggagggatggagagaccCGATGGCCGCGGCCACCGCTCCCAGCCCGCCCCTCTCCCCAATGGCCCCTCGATTTCACCCTGCAGATCACGAAGCTGAAGATCGACAGGAATCCCTTCGCCAAAGGCTTTCGGGACCCCGGCAGGAACAGGTAagggccggggccgcccccgccgccccccgcgcccccggccccgcggccgcGCTCAAGGCGCTCTCGCCCCGCAGGGGGGTCCTGGACGGGCTCCTGGAGACCTACCCGTGGAGAGCCCCCCTCGCCCTGGACTTCAAGGCTTTCGGCGCAGACAGCCAGGGTAAGTGAACCCCGCTCGCTGCCGCTCCCGGAGCCCCCTCGGGCGGCTCGAACCATCGCAGATAACGAGGCGCGCCCAGAAAACGAATCTCCGCTTTTGGGGGAGTTAATTCCGGGTTGGTTTGGATAAAACTCCTGTGAAAGTGGATGCGAGAAGCCGGGAAGAACAGGATGAGGGCGCGGGCTGTTCCAGCCCCCGGCTGAAATCAGAGTTGGAtgggcagaaaaaaaatatctgagtGTGCAGGAGGCTAATTTGGAGTCGGGTTGTTCCGGCTTTGATCCTGTCACACTAATTGCTTCCAACCGGGTTGGGAATATCAACTGCAAACGCGGTGGTGGTGACCGCCCGTGCTTTCTGCAGCGGCAGCTTCTGCGCCGACAAACGCGTTAtgcaacagaaaataaaattatctggTATTTAGGATGAAGCAGTCGCACAGAAATACAGAGAAGAGGAGGACAAATTTTCTGGGAAAATGCTCTCCTTCATCCTGACAAGAGCAACCGGTCCTTTACAGCCCTTTCCCAGAAAAACGGCTTCAGAAAGTAATATTTGAAAACAGATTGTTCATAGCGCCGAAGGGGAAAAACTAACAGCTCGTTTGCACATTGGACTCCTCCAAGTTGGGTTTAAAGTCGCGAGTTAAATTCTCGTTTACGTAAGGAACTCTTCAAAGTTTTGGGACGCACCAAGTCACCCCTGGGTCTGCCGGGAAATGCTGCAAAAATCACAGCAAAAATTCATTTTCTGCAGGCGTAGAAATGAGAGCACAAAGAAATCCGATTCGGAGAAATTAAGAGGTTTATCAGTTGTAAAAAGAACTaaaattattatcattattggTGGTGGTAGTAGTAGCAGCTTTATTAGTATTATGAATaggttttttattaaatttttttttagaaaatatctTAGGCAAAAAGCTCCTTTTGAGCCTGTTTGCCGGGGGAGAGGAGGTGGTGGATGAGCTGCGTGAGGAATGAAACCACAACAACTGCAATGTTAAGGACACTAAAATATTATTGTACATATATGATATAATATTACAGCTGCCtgggatttttggatttttttttcttgtttaatcTATTTGGTATTTTTCTTCAGGATGGAATTCCTAGACCGATATAAATATAACAAAATCTGCAGTTCTACtactaataaaatatttttctgaagaaaagccGTAAAACTGAAATCCCAAAGCTCTAAAACCAGGAGGTAAATTAAAAGGAATTAGGATCAACATGCTGAAGAAAAAATTGGCCatagaatttttattttaagcctAATAGGAAGGGCAGAAAACACCTGCTCATtgatctgctcctgctgcaatccccattcccaaactTGCTGTGGAATTTGGGTGAGATTATTGCTCGGGGTGTGATATTATTGCTCAGTGCAGCAGATACTGACCCTGCTTTGCTCTGCTGCATCCAGCCACGTAGGGGTTCCCTCGCTGCCTCACACACAAATATCAGCTCAGTCCTGTATTTTATGTGACCCAAAGTCCCTGAGCCCTGGAGGACATCAGGAAATGTCCATGGAGAGAGGACtggaccctgccctgctgaagTCAGGACTGAAGCAGCCACTGACATCAGCAGGGGAAGGGTGAGATTTTCACGCCACAAAACCTTCCCGGATTACTGTGATCAAGAGCTGGCCTGTGAGAGGCTCTGCTTGTTGCAGGTTTGGAAATTAATTTGCATCACATTCAAAATCTTTgtgtttttaaggttttttttaagatttgcTATACCAGCAGCCATGGTTCAGCTTTACAGTTGATTTCGGATCGCTGGTTGCATGTCAAGTCAGATTagatcccagccaggaattgtATTGGTAGGAATTGAATGTAAATAGTAGCACAAATGGATCGACATTCCCTTACGTCCTTTCCCTGTGATTTTggtaagaaattaaaataaagtggggggaggggggaaccCTCTGGAAGAATTCGGTAATGAGTGTGCAGCAGACATTTGGCTCTCTGCAGGCGGGAGATGAAACCAGCATCTGTGCAGCACCAGGGccggctgctcccagcaccatTCCCACCTCAGAGcagccatcccatccctgcttcATTTTTACTCCTTGGGGTTGCTTTTCTCCCGAATTTTGAAAGTGTTCATTCATCCCTTCCAGAAAGGAGGACGTTCACATGACTTGTGAGTTTGAATTTCTGGAGACACCGATAGCATTCAGGGGAATGTTTCAAATTGCTTGGGAAGCCAAGTGAAATGAGTCAATTCCTGTGAGCAGGAAGGTACAAAAAATTCTCCATTAGGCTGAATATGCTTTTTTGTTCTTATATCCAAGGGAAAAAACTGTCTGGAATTTGCATGAAAAATAGGGAACCTGAAATGTGTGGGTATAGCGAGGAGAGTTATCGGTCGTGCAGCCAGGTATGGATCCAGGTGTCTGTGGAGCTGCATTTACCATGATCCCGGTACAAGGAATGGGATTGGACATGTGTAAATATTGTTTTTAGACAAATACCAGCTAGAAATAACCATTTATGGATAGATCTTCCCGTTTTCCAGGAGCTGGTCTTTGGAGCGGGTTCGTGTTTGGATAGACACCGACAGCAGGGAGatctggagcaggagcaggagtcCTCCAAGGATTGCTTGGCTGTGGACACCAGTTAGCCCAGCCTGGAtgatttctgttttcctttccagGTGGGAGCTCCAGCTCTTCTCCCGTGGCCTCCAGCGGTGGGACCCCCTCTCCTCTGAACCCCCTGCTCTCTCCATCGTGCTCCCCTCCCACGCTTCACTTGCCCGCGAGCAGCCTGGGCTTGTCGTGCCCCGAGAGCTTCCTGCACCCCCTCAACGTGCCCCTCTACTACAAGATCTGCCCCACGAGCTTCTTGAGACAACAGGCGCTCCTCCTTCCGAGCCACGAAAAACTGGGAGCCACCAACCCACACCTTTTACCCCACTTCATGGTGGATGTGCCCAAACTGTCTTCCCTGAAAAACGCCAAAGCCGAAGACTTAAACGCTCAGTGCCTACAAGCCCCCGGTCCTGCTGGTCAAATGCTGTATGGATTACATGCATCTGGAAACATTTTCCCATCAAGTCCCATTGCTCGGGAAGCACTTAATTGTTCTTTACATCCTCCATATGGCTTGTATGGTTATAACTTCTCTGTGCCATCCAGACTGATGAATGCAGCAGGGCATTTCAAAGTGAGTGACAGCATTCCGGCTGCTTTGAGGGACGGCAGATGCAATCACTCCAACTGGCACCCCACAATTAACCACTGCCTTTAGTGGGATCAGAGAATATTTCTGAGCTGTGTAAAGCAAGTCCTTCCTCCTTTCATAGCCAGGGGCTCATTAGTTATTGACTCTGAAACGCTGCATGGTACAGGAGCAGGATGGGCAGGCATTTAATCCTTTTGTTTTGTGGATGGAGTGTTGTGTTGTTGGGTGGGTGGAGGGTTTGAGATGACCCTGAGGTGATACCTTTTGGCCACATTTATGTCACAGTTGTAGGTTAAGAGCAAACTGTCAGTCACCTTTTTACTATTTGCACTCTCAAGTGGGGACATTGATGTCTGTATTTCTACagctctgttttctctctcttgcttGCCTTTAGTtagctcagagccctggggagctgctgctcacccaCGCAAGTTTTATCCCTAATTTCAAAGGGACTCTCCAGGACCTGGACTTGGCAAAGGAGCCACATCTGGCCAAGCACTTGAGCTTGTTCTTAAGTTCTTTTGGCTCTAATGGGTCCTAATTAATGACATAAAAGTCCCTCATTCTCCAAGACCCCGATGCCTCCGTTATCAGGGTGGGGACATAAATCCAGTACCTTAAATCCAAGTATCTGCTGCCAGGCTAAAGAAAGGCAGGATGAAAGATGGATGGGGTGAGAAGCTGCAGGAGTGGCCCAGAGCCCTCTTTTCCATGCCCTACCCTCCGGTGGCACCAGCATCGATGGCGTGGTGGGAAGGACAGGATGGGCTCACACATCTCTCCCATGGTGAGATGGATCCATGCTGGGGACATGGAGGATACATCTCAGAGAGTTGTGTGGGATGAAACACccccaggagccctgcaggacaATCCTGTGACCCAGAGCTCTCAGCCCCAAGGGACACAGAAGATCCACGCGGGATCTCATCCAGCCTTGCCCAAAGGAAGGGGCAGGGATGTTCCTGGCTCAGTCCCACAGAGACCATGGATCCTTTATGGAGAATTACAACTCTACAGGCCCTGGAACATGAGATTTTCCATTCCTTCCAAAattcctgtttgttttcttgtaaCCTGTGGATATTCTTGTTATTCCTGTAAATAATGTCCAGCTCCCAAGGGTGCCATGTAACTCACAATAAATCAGGACACaggttttattctttatttgATTGATGTTCAGTCTCTACCTACAGTCAAATTTATCACTTGAGAGATAGCAGATATTGGAAAATTAGGCTTGGCTGGGACCAGCCCTATTTTGGGATTAATCTTGTATTTTCAAGCACAACACACAATATAGAGGAATTAGGCACAGGTTTAAGAATCAAAAGTGATACCAGagctttgattttattttcatccTCAACAGATAACAACTTCAGACCAGAACAAGCAATATCAAAAGCTGctaaattaacaaaaattacaCTTTTAATTTCATGAGACATTGATAAAATTCAGACAACATTGGTTTCCTTAATTTTCCTGATGTGGGTGTTCACAGGGCTCCCAGTGACTCCAGTATGAAATGAGGGACTGTGATAAATGGTCTGTACAACTGTAAAAATGAACAAACCTGCTTTCTCAAGCTGTTTCTTAGCAGTTTATCTcactatttttattaaaaaagaaaaagctttttttttttccttgggagTCCTTATTTCCAACATTGGTAGTGGTGACTGAATTCCCGCAGCAAGTccactgctggccctggccaggctctgtCCAGCTGAGTGACCACAACCCAGCCCCCACATGTGGTTGTACTCCTGGGGAGCTGGAAGGCTCTTCCTGATCAGTCACGGATTTGTGCAATGGGGAACTTCCAATTTTCCAAATATTTGTGGTCGCATAAGATATTCCAGAGTTGCTGGCCATGAGCTGTAATCCAGTAAATCAGTGTCTGGTTAAAAATGTGACTGATAATGACCGGGAGAGATATTTTTGGTGCAGTGATTTGCTCCACCAGGAATGATGCTCGGCAGATTCCAGTGGAATTGAGCTGGATCTCAAAGCGCCTCTCTGGGTCCCGTAGGATCCCAGGTTTCACCATCCTCCCTCATCACAGCCACATGGAAAACACACCCAGAGCCTGGTCCCTGCAAGGTCTGAGTGTGTCCCAGGGGTGCCACACTTTGGGAGGGTGCTCATCAGGCAGATCCAGAAATATCAATTTGTCTGTGTGAGAGGTCAGCACGGCGTGAGAGGAGCTGCTTGATCTGCGTTATCTGAGGgttatttccattttctttgccTTTACCTCCTGCTTTTATACttccaaaaggaaagaaataaagtctaacaaataaaaaggatttGGGTGGTGTTTTCAAGCAGTCATAGCTCTCTGCCATGTGCCACCAAGGCCACCTTGGAGCAGACTGATCTCCCTGGCCCTTCTGGCATAGGAATATTTTCCATATCCATAACAGTGACTCAGCTGATTCACTCACACTATAAAATTGATGGTTTTGCCTAGATATTAATATAAATGTGCATCAAAAAGTAGCTAACTTGCACTCTACACTCTCAAGGTCCTTTGTAAAACAGCCGCTAGCAGTTGAGTGGCAGAACTCAAGAGAATAAATCAGATTAATCAATATGATTTATTAAATGTGAAACTGGGCAAACTGAGGTTGATATTTCAAGCAAGACCATGTGCCTGTCAATACAATTCCATCACGTACTGCTTTGTATTTCTTGCCACAAATATTACAGGAAAACTCGTGGCCATTTCAAAGTTCACAATTCTTTGGACTTACTGGGCAAACACAAGCAGCACCTCAGGATTACAGTGCTATTTTTAAATGGGAacagggagaaaaacaaaagggtTTTTATAGAAGACGAAACTTGCTGAACAATCTCAGCTATTAGTCATTTGACCTTTCACAAGAGGAGTTTGCAGTTATTTGGGAATATCTGAGCCTGTTTGTAGCACTCATCACGTAAAATCTGCCACTCCAGAGGTGCCGTGTCCGCGCCCAGCGCTGGGACATGGGATGGGCTCGGTGCTCAGACACGGGGGTGGATTTAAAATCCAAGGGGACAAAATATCTggcaataatatttttaatcaaaGTGCAGTTTACTCTCTGGTTTCACCCAAATTTAATCCATCTAGTGGAGAAGCCAAAGGCATAGAGGGAGCATCGGATGTCGCTTTTTGCGATGGAAGTGCCTCGGTTTACATTTGATCTGCTGAGGTTGGGGCTGTAATTAGATGATAATTTGTATCACAATTATGCAAAGCAAACGAGGATTGGATAGCAAGATAGAGCAGAACAAATAAGCACCCAGACCATTTGAAATGCATCCAGTATGGAAACCATGTCCATGTGTGGCTGGGGCCGGGGACATGTTGTTCCAATAAAGctgcagaaagggaaaaggcCGGGATCGGTTCCTCCAAAAGTTTCAAATGCTCATGTTTACAAATTTGTATTGCACATTAATATGTAAACACAGCCTATTGGAAACAGATGAAGCCACAATATTTACGTGccctttcctctttgttttGGGTGTCTGGTTGTCCCCCAGAACACACAACATCTGTGGTGACTCATAAAACTCAGCTCAGGAAGCTAAAGGAGAGGTTCAGATAATTATAAAATCTCTGGTGCCACAGTGACTCGCCCATCCCAGACGGATTTTGGGTTCTGGGTGCAGGGGGATGCATTCACAACTCCTGGTGACTGTAGCTGCACTTTGCAGTGCCACAAGTGAAGTGAATTCCTTGGCATTTTCTGGATgaattttataattttctttactGCTGTATCACTTGGAGCTATGAGAGGAACCATGGGATTGCTTGGAACATGCTCCATCCATGCCCACTCCATGCTCCACCAACACTGCACCCACCGGGAAAAACAGCTTTCAAAGCATCAAGAATGattttttataaattaatttccaaaaggagaaagaaaaataccttccCCACAATGTGAATAAAAGATTTGACTTGTTAATCACCCTTTCTTTCACTGGTTTATTTGCTTTTTGGGATGCAAACTCCCGGCATCCCTTTCCACGGCATCCCAGACTGCCGGCCCAGGGACCGAATGCCGATGGATGCAGCAGTCGAGGCTGCTGGGAATTACAGGGGCTGAGAGGACTTTTGCAGATGTTGGGAATTGCCCTGCAAGCTGTTTGTGCTTAATACAGCTCTGGTCTCCCCAAGCTCGTGGACTTTCTGAATTCTGCAGTTATTTATAAAGCCGTTTCTCCGCTGTGTCCTTTTGGTGACATTCCCAAGAAGGACCTATCGTCTACTTCCATCCATCAAACCATTTCCTCCCAGACTGCTGCTCCTAAAGCACCAAGTTTTCAGTTTATTGTAGCAATTAGGTACAAGAAGGAGTCCAGGTTTTGAGAAGGACCCCTTGAGCTTATAAATCAAACAACACAAAGCAGCAAGTAAAAGTCAAGACCTTTCTGGAGAGGGAAACACCAGCGATAGGGAGAAGactcagaaaaataatttttgctgcCTAAGGAGGCAGATCCTGAACAAAACCAGAGATGTgggcaggagctgaggatggcTTCTGGCTCTCTGAAGTCTGAAGTTATATTGGATACATTTTGCAGATATTTTCAGCTATTTTCTCTTATTTCAAAAGCCTTGCTCTTTCAGGTTTTCAGAGAATGGCGTTTTAGAGAAattcacttttttcttcttggcgCTGGCTCCAGATCTCACCTCGGAGCTGGGTCCCAGCTCCAACAATTTCCTcggggccctgcccagcagctgggaacaCTTAACAGCTCATCCACCCGCTCTGCTCACCTGCCTGAGGAGCCCTGACAGGTCCATCTGCTTCCAGTCAGGCCCCGAATGAAACCTTCGGCTCCAGGGGAAGGAGCGAGTCAGGGACCTGCGTGGTGACTTGGAGTTACTGCTGAAATTCCTCAGCTGATGCTCAGCGATGGATTCTGCCCTCAGCTCCTGGTCCGTCAGATGAGCTGCTGCATCCCTTGCCCCTGGACCTGCATCCTGAAACCAGCAGAAATATCCTTTTTTTAGGCAGGTTTGGTGGATATTAAACACTGAACCAtgatcctgctgtgcccacatcATCTCAAGAACTCGGTGGTTTAAACCATCACACAATGCTTTAGCTACCCTGTAGGTTTAAGGCAGTTTGATAAATTTTTGGGGCTGAGGCTGCGTTTCATGCAAGTTTTCAATCCCAGGACAAAACTGTGCTATCCAAAAGGCTGGACTGGTTTATCTTCAACATCACCACCTCTGTGCTGAGTGCcttttaaacttaaaaaagaGCATAAATCCAGATACAAAGCAATGTTTCAAATGCTAAGTGGTTCATACCCATATAATAgtgaattattattattgctactactattactattattactattaaataTCACACAATGAAATGCAAGAAGTGGAGGCTCCAGTGCCCTCCAAAGCTGTCGGGACAATTAAAGGCACCTTCAAGTTAATCCAATAAGGTCCCATCCTCTAACAGGACTTGAGATTTGGGGCTGCAATTAgggatttttctccctgcaATGAAAGCATTTCACATGTCTATCCCTAGAAATATTCAGCTAAGGTTTTATCACCACTACCTGtgcaaaataaacaaatttaATTTTACACCAATACCTTCATTTCTTGCAGCAAACCATTATGTCTAGAAGTGTTAATAAACTTAAAGATGAGAATGCACAGTCTTCAAAAAATTTGGTTATCAACAATATTTCTTCCATGGAGCCCAATACATGTTGAATATCCAGCTGCCCCTCTCAGGACATGCAGGTACCACATGTCTCACTTCACCAGCAACACTTTTAGCTCCAGCCCTTTGCCGAATTCTTCCTTTATGTTCGTTAAAGGTCATACTGTAAAATTAATCAAAGTCGATATGCTATTTCCTGTATCGTATTTCTTCTAACGTTATCAATATTGCTAATAAAAATAGAGATTGGAACAGTATGTTGTAATGTCCAGGATATAAGCcagatcctgctgcagctcaaaTAAATATGAATTTGGCCTTTGGCTTTCATAAAAGCAGGATAATGTCTCTATCTGGGCTCTTCTAATGGATAACATCAGCCCCCTTTGCTTTACTtctcagaattcccagaatttggGGATTTAGTCTGGTAGAAGAAATACAACTCTGTGTCCTGGAGATTTTCGAGATTAAGCCAAATCAATGTAAAGCAGAGCCCCAAACCTCATTCCCAGCTGAAACAAAATCTGGGATTTCCAAAGCCTTCGTGCTTTGAAAGTGCTGACATTTCCCATGTTGGGCCTTGGAAATGAGGAGCTCTTGAGGGACAGAAtgggaaggagagggaagagCTCACATGGATCTGGTCAGGTCCAGGTACttcactgctgctgttcttCCTTCCCAAGGCAATATCTCCTCTTTCTGAGGTGGTTTTTAGTCAAATTTTTGGTTAAAGAAttaggaaggaattgttccctgtgggggtggggaggccctggaatggatttcctagagaagctgtggctgcccctggatccctggaggtgtccagaaCCAtgttggatggagc contains:
- the TBX22 gene encoding T-box transcription factor TBX22 — translated: MALSSRAHAFSVEALVGRSAKRKVPEGRDEEPGPGCRPARRAPEAEKRPKAGAESRAGGVQVELQGSELWRRFHDIGTEMIITKAGRRMFPSVRVKVKGLEPLQQYYIAIDVVPVDSKRYRYVYHSSQWMVAGNTDHSCITPRLYIHPDSPCSGETWMRQIISFDRVKLTNNEMDDKGHIILQSMHKYKPRVHVIAQDSRFDLAQIQSLPAEGVQTFSFQETEFTTVTAYQNQQITKLKIDRNPFAKGFRDPGRNRGVLDGLLETYPWRAPLALDFKAFGADSQGGSSSSSPVASSGGTPSPLNPLLSPSCSPPTLHLPASSLGLSCPESFLHPLNVPLYYKICPTSFLRQQALLLPSHEKLGATNPHLLPHFMVDVPKLSSLKNAKAEDLNAQCLQAPGPAGQMLYGLHASGNIFPSSPIAREALNCSLHPPYGLYGYNFSVPSRLMNAAGHFKVSDSIPAALRDGRCNHSNWHPTINHCL